One window of the Delphinus delphis chromosome 20, mDelDel1.2, whole genome shotgun sequence genome contains the following:
- the LOC132416522 gene encoding collagen alpha-1(I) chain-like, with product MTGSYAGPSLWARVSPPHSSARAPHLEAAAHGGGVIGPAGRPHPGPRGAALAAHAGRAGLGSSAGVPEGFHPQSRRPSYAESEPRDPRRSPGVAWGGATGVGGVTPGLPSCGPAFVRRGCAGGRGPGGPEVGATSLFPPGLRLLRLKRVFPVGLPSRVRPPQPPGTRPETCSTPPGPRARAGRWVERLERRESPGPGFQPGPRAPGPLFPFRWENGGTDCPKAAPKISKPRGSQGKAYGERPDRHRDFSQAESWGSGVDKRGYEGLGARCPDSFPGGWTELDHRDGPQPHEINEEDAFLSSVEE from the exons atgactgggtcgtatg CCGGGCCTTCGTTATGGGCCCGAGTCTCGCCGCCACACAGCTCAGCCCGAGCGCCCCACTTGGAAGCTGCGGCCCACGGAGGTGGAGTGATTGGGCCGGCTGGACGGCCCCACCCGGGGCCCAGAGGCGCGGCGCTCGCGGCCCACGCGGGGCGGGCGGGCCTGGGGTCGTCGGCTGGCGTGCCCGAGGGCTTTCACCCGCAGAGCCGCCGTCCGAG CTACGCGGAGTCAGAGCCCCGGGACCCGAGGCGGAGCCCAGGTGTGGCCTGGGGGGGCGCGACTGGCGTGGGAGGGGTGACCCCAGGGCTGCCCAGCTGCGGGCCGGCGTTTGTCCGGCGGGGCTGCGCTGGGGGCAGGGGACCCGGAGGGCCCGAGGTGGGGGCGACAAGTCTGTTTCCGCCCGGCCTCCGCCTGCTCCGGCTAAAACGAGTCTTTCCGGTGGGGCTGCCCAGCCGGGTccgccctccccagcctcccggAACCCGCCCGGAAACGTGCAGTACCCCGCCCGGGCCGAGGGCGAGAGCAGGCCGGTGGGTGGAGCGCTTGGAGAGGCGGGAGAGCCCGGGTCCTGGGTTCCAGCCCGGGCCGCGAGCCCCGGGGCCCCTCTTTCCATTCCG CTGGGAAAACGGAGGCACAGACTGTCCCAAGGCCGCACCAAAAATTAGCAAACCACGAGGAAGCCAAGGGAAAGCCTATGGGGAGAGACCCGACAGACACCGGGATTTTTCCCAGGCCGAGTCCTGGGGGTCTGGAGTAGACAAGAGGGGCTACGAAGGCCTGGGCGCCCGCTGCCCCGACAGCTTCCCCGGGGGGTGGACCGAGCTGGATCACCGCGACGGCCCCCAGCCTCACGAAATTAATGAGGAAGATGCCTTTCTTTCCTCAGTCGAGGAGTAG